In the genome of Raphanus sativus cultivar WK10039 chromosome 9, ASM80110v3, whole genome shotgun sequence, the window ACTATGCCCTTAACTCTATTCAAAGTAACAACTTGTTCAGTACTAAAACACCAGTTTCTCATTCTTCTAGTTATTCTCTCTCTTCTTATGTCCTTAAGATCTCAGGTGCGTGACCTCTCCTCTGTCTCCATCTGTCTTATCAAACACACACGATCACGGAAACAGAGTCTTTCAGAAACATCTTTTGCTATGTCTGTAACGAAACTCTCTTGTGGGTTTGATGATGATCAGTCCTTTGACTGGATTCTcgatgaacatttttttttgttattttgttttcggTTTTTGATTTTCCCtagagaacaaaacaaaagaaaaagagtaatgACTCTGTTTATATGTTCTCTAAGTACCCACGCGTGAGATatatttcatcatcatcaatgtCTATCTATCTCTCTCCTTTCGTTTTATTTTCTCGTTCTTCCAAGcattttataatcattaatcACTCTTCGTTTATTTTTCTTCGTTTcccaaaaattcaaatctttATTTATGTCTGATTTTGAActtgattttttctttctgaacGAATGTCTTCTCCTATTTCGATgcaaaatcaaaatatgaaacagaaccaaaaataaatctataatcAATATTGCTTGGAAATAAACTAGTATGTAGTTAGTACGTGGAAACATTTTAAGCCtataataaaatgaaactaTAAGATATCTTCTTCAGTTTGAATTTATTATTACAGAAGTACGTTTAGAGAATCTAGTACTCATTAGCGAATGGATTGACCTCGTATCTTAACTTATACTTAATTTAATGTTTGTTTGACCACGGACCAAAAAATtagttgattatttatttatttatttctatagtaAGCAAATTACTCTTTCTTTTATCAGTGATATTTTAAGTTTGTTTTTGATAGGACCACCGCTAAGTTTGGGGAGAGACAAACCCAGAAGCAGCTCCATATATTGTACAAAGCTTCGAACTCAAGGTCTaatttagttttcaaaattaagtagtagtttacatttttttttatcaaaattaagTAGTAGTTTACATCTATTCcctttattttgttttccatATAGAATTTTCAATGCTTCTGTGCAGAATACCCTAATTCTCAGGAAATTCAACGTGATCTACCTCTAATACATTGGCAACAGGTTCAAGGAGATGATGCTCCTCAggtgatttttaaattatatttctctttttaaaGGCAGTTATttgttataattattttcttgtcAATAATATTCACCAAAGATATCCTCATTAATACATTCACTCTTCCTTTTACCTTGATTTATACGTTTTCCCCTGGAACCTATACTTAATATTCCATCAAAAATAGTTATTGTATGTTTACATTGAAAGGTACCAAAACCACATATTTAATTTCAATCGTTATTATGATTATATGCGCTGATTGTAATTTTGTGCATTTGAATTATAGATTAGTATTGGAAGTAATGATATTGCAATCGAAGAAGCAGTGAAAAGAGTGAAGTCCATTTTGAGAAACTTAAGTGACGGTGAAATTACGATATCGGCTTATGATACAGCTTGGGTTGCTTTGATAGACTCCGGAGATAAAACTCCGGCGTTTCCCTCCGCCGTGAAATGGATCGCCAACAATCAACTCTCCGATGGTTCATGGGGTGATGCCCATCTCTTCTCTTATCATGACCGTCTCATCAACACACTTGCCTGCGTCGTTGCTCTAACATCATGGAATCTCTTTCCCCACCTATGCCACAAaggtaatttatttttttttgcaaaaaaaaaggaaacatgaAAAATATCTCGACTTTCTGCAAAAAACGCAAATCCTTTTTTTTATAGTGGGCTAAAAAGAAAGTATACATTGTTTTATAGTTATGAGTTAGAACATCAatcttctttttaaaaagtttggaTCTTTTTCCAATAGCCATTCAAATTATTATATACTTACATATATAGGTTAAAAGAAACGTATCCTTTTTCCTTGTTATTGTTTGATCCTTTGATATGActaatttcatattattttgAAGTATTAATTACCATTACCTGTTCAGGAATCATGTTTTTTAGAGAAAATATCGGAAagctagaagaagaagacgatgagCATATGCCTATTGGATTCGAAGTGGCATTTCCTTCATTACTTGAGATAGCTCGAGGAATAAACATAGATGTACCGTACGATTCTCCTGTCTTGAAGGATATATACGCCAAGAAGGAGCTAAAGCTAACAAGGTTTGTGTGTTGGGccaaaaatatacaatttaaatttttctatttttgtataaacatatttgaaagtaaatatttatataccgGTCCAATGTACTTCACTTAAAGCCAAAAAGAATTATACGATATAATATTTGCatacgtattatatatattgacttaGATGTAAATTAAATTTGGGCGTATGTTGAAATCTTTATAGGATACCAAAAGAGATAATGCACAAGATACCAACCACATTGTTGCATAGTTTGGAGGGCATGCGTGATTTAGACTGGGAAAAGCTATTGAAACTTCAGTGTCAAGATGGATCtttcctcttctctccttcttctacGGCTTTCGCATTCATGCAGACCCGAGACAGTAAGTGTCTTGGATATTTGCGCAATGCAGTCAAACGCTTCAATGGAGGAGGTTTGTTATCTAGTAACCATGTATACTCATATATTTTGTCTACTAGCATTCATGTGTATATTTGGCGACGTATAACATCTACTTTTTTCACtaaataaacttttataaatatattttcagttCCCAATGTATTTCCTGTGGATCTTTTCGAGCACATATGGATCGTCGATCGGCTACAACGGTTAGGGATATCGAGATACTTTGAAGAAGAGATTAAAGAGTGTCTTGACTATGTTCACAGGTTAGAAAAACGCTATGTTAATATTAACTTCATTTGTATATACCAAAGTGGTTTTActctaatgatgatgatgataaaataTCAGATATTGGACAGACAAAGGCATATGTTGGGCTAGATGTTCCCATGTCCAAGATATCGACGATACGGCCATGGCATTTAGGCTCTTAAGACTTAATGGATACAAAGTTTCCGCGGGTAAAAAATAATCTTTGTTTTTtggtaatatattttaacaatctTAACCAAAGTTAAAAGTTTAACATCTAGTTCAATTTTAGATGTGTTCAAGGTCTTTGAGAAAGAAGGAGAGTTTTTCTGCTTCGCGGGGCAATCAAACCAAGCGGTGACCGGTATGTTCAATCTATATCGAGCATCGCAATTGGCGTTTCCAAGGGAAGAGATATTGAAAAACGCCAAAGAATTCTCGTCCAAGTATCTGCATCATAAACAAGAGAAAAGCGAGTTGCTTGATAAGTGGATTATAATGAAAGACTTACCTGGCGAGGTAGTTTACATGTAACATAAGACCAGAAACACACAAATTACAAATGGTTCCAAAAACCATTACATCTGCACTTACGCACTGCATTCCATTTTGGGGTCATCTGATGGAGAAGGAAAACGATAAAGCGTGTTTGGCTCTTTTcgcttatatttgttttttttttcatattagaTTGGCTTCGCGTTGGAGATTCCATGGTACGCAAGCTTGCCCCGAGTGGAGACGAGATTCTATATTGAGCAGTATGGTGGAGAAAACGACGTTTGGATTGGCAAGACCCTTTATAggtactttttatttttcatattatttttatgttgcATTGTCCAATGAATGCAAAACAAATGCATTGCACTAACTGTTATAAAGCATGCATAATCTGACCATGTATGTGTTAAAATGAGGGCGCTATGGtcatttagtttggtaaaatacATAGGTGAGTTTAATCTGGATAAATCAAATCAATTGTAAATACCTAACTTGTACCGAATTGAATGTTGGAGTGTTTTTTCTACGTTTAACAAGAACTGCGGGTAGTTGTAacacttttctttttgttgcagTAGcaagtgttttattttttttgaaaaaggtttTGCCATTGCAAGTGTTTTAATTGTAAGGTTAATTGATAAACTATTAACGTTGGTGGAGGATGTAGGATGCCATATGTGAACAATAATGAATATCTGGAATTAGCAAAACAAGACTACAACAATTGCCAAGCTCTGCATCAACTCGAATGGGACACTTTCAAAAAGTAATATCATCTCCACTCTTCCTTTTTTCTAGTAATCATGACTTTGAATTGTTGCGGTttttttctaaacttttagGAAACTTTTATGCAAGTGGTTTAGGGAGATTTAATTCAAAAAATTGTGATATTTCCGAATAACAAACaagtattattttcttataacatTTCTAAGAGAAGCTAAACggtgtttttatttatttcatatgaGCCTCACAGCTTTTATTAATTACTAGCAAGTTTACCGATGCtctaattattttcttctttttgtatttttaaaaacaaataaaacactATGTTTTGGTTAGTGgctagtgtatatatatttacttatttccTTAGTGgctggaaagaaaaaaacttcgGTTCCAGTTAAACCGTATCtttaagtttatatttttgaagttaATTCGTACGCAGGTGGTATGAAGAAAATTGGTTAAGTGAGTGGGGTCTGAGTAGAAGCGAGCTTCTAGAGTGCTATTACCTAGCGGCTGCGACTATCTTTGAGGCAGAGAGGTCACATGAGAGAATGGTTTGGGCTAAATCAAGTGTATTGGTTAAAGCCATTTTTTCCTCTTTCGGTGAATCCTCTTACTCAAGAAGGAGCTTCTTCGATCAGTTCCATAACTATATTGCCAATGCTCGACAAAGTGATCCTCACTTCAATAACAGGTAAATTTTTCTAACTTAAATTGAAATTGGGAAATTTAATGGAAAATAACACCAAAGAAAattttggttacaaaaataTCCCACGTACTGCTACTATAATTTCATTatcaaaattactaaaataccTTTTAAAggatttttaaatcaaataaagaaactaaaattaaaagtttttaattacttaaaattaatttaaaatatcgGTATTAACGTAATATTTATGATAtcttagaaatttaaattttatcatgAGAGTTTTGGAACAAAAAACTACAAATTTATGCTATTTTAGAGTAGTTGTTATCTtgtaattgtttaaaaataaagagTTTTGTGGCACTGTAAATTTGATGTAGGTCCCACCCATTGGTTTTACGTTTAACCCTAATTCATCGAGGTAAAAAGTTACAAAGCGGCTGTTTGTTGGTTTTTgctatttgattattttgttaaaaCGTAGTTTGTTTTGCGGCAGAAAACAGCAAGCTGTCtccattttaattaaatataaaggATAAGTTCATTTGACCTAATAGAAAAACCAGAGATAAAAAAGCTGTCAGTCTCATCGAACTGATGATGTGCAGACAAAACTTTCATT includes:
- the LOC108826010 gene encoding ent-copalyl diphosphate synthase, chloroplastic is translated as MSLQYYALNSIQSNNLFSTKTPVSHSSSYSLSSYVLKISGPPLSLGRDKPRSSSIYCTKLRTQEYPNSQEIQRDLPLIHWQQVQGDDAPQISIGSNDIAIEEAVKRVKSILRNLSDGEITISAYDTAWVALIDSGDKTPAFPSAVKWIANNQLSDGSWGDAHLFSYHDRLINTLACVVALTSWNLFPHLCHKGIMFFRENIGKLEEEDDEHMPIGFEVAFPSLLEIARGINIDVPYDSPVLKDIYAKKELKLTRIPKEIMHKIPTTLLHSLEGMRDLDWEKLLKLQCQDGSFLFSPSSTAFAFMQTRDSKCLGYLRNAVKRFNGGVPNVFPVDLFEHIWIVDRLQRLGISRYFEEEIKECLDYVHRYWTDKGICWARCSHVQDIDDTAMAFRLLRLNGYKVSADVFKVFEKEGEFFCFAGQSNQAVTGMFNLYRASQLAFPREEILKNAKEFSSKYLHHKQEKSELLDKWIIMKDLPGEIGFALEIPWYASLPRVETRFYIEQYGGENDVWIGKTLYRMPYVNNNEYLELAKQDYNNCQALHQLEWDTFKKWYEENWLSEWGLSRSELLECYYLAAATIFEAERSHERMVWAKSSVLVKAIFSSFGESSYSRRSFFDQFHNYIANARQSDPHFNNRSMRLDRPGSVQASGLVGILIRTLNQISIDHYMSHGRDVNGLLYQSWGDWLEKWKLDGDEGYGELLVKMIILMKNNDLTNFFSHPRFVCLSEIINGINLIAQYLKTMRNDEKEKTIKRMENEMEQMVELVLLEVDTLRDVCITFLDVAKAFYYSASCGDHLQTHIAKILFQKVR